One Actinomyces marmotae DNA window includes the following coding sequences:
- the wecB gene encoding non-hydrolyzing UDP-N-acetylglucosamine 2-epimerase: MTTEPATPSDQRPQGAPLRIMLVYGTRPEAIKVAPLINRMRADERFDPVIVVTGQHREMLDQVNTFFGITPDIDLDIHSPGQTLTQVTTRCLEGVGGALEERPCDAVLVQGDTTSVFAAGLAAFYHSTPVLHLEAGLRTGTITSPFPEEANRKLVGQITSLHLCPTATSRDNLLREDVNPASLRVTGNTVIDALLEAVTRPTPPADPALREALEDPSRRVVLVTAHRRESWGKPMEGIGRAIARLARAHPDALIVLPAHRNPIVRRALLPRIEGLPNVVVTDPLEYGAFCSLMNRAHIVLTDSGGVQEEAPALSKPVLVMRESTERPEAIDYGVARLVGADEERIVEAVTTLLTDDAAYAAMAQAANPYGDGRACERVMAAIAAMFGRGEPLPDFEPSRA; the protein is encoded by the coding sequence ATGACCACCGAGCCAGCGACCCCATCCGATCAGCGGCCGCAGGGAGCGCCCCTGAGGATCATGCTGGTCTACGGCACGAGGCCCGAGGCGATCAAGGTCGCCCCCCTCATTAACCGGATGCGTGCCGACGAGCGCTTCGACCCGGTCATCGTCGTCACCGGGCAGCACCGCGAGATGCTCGACCAGGTCAACACCTTCTTCGGCATCACCCCCGACATCGACCTCGACATCCACTCCCCGGGCCAGACGCTCACCCAGGTCACCACCCGGTGCCTGGAGGGCGTGGGCGGGGCCCTGGAGGAGCGCCCCTGCGACGCCGTCCTGGTCCAGGGCGACACCACCTCGGTGTTCGCCGCGGGGCTGGCCGCCTTCTACCACTCCACCCCCGTCCTCCACCTCGAGGCCGGGCTGCGCACGGGCACGATCACCTCGCCCTTCCCCGAAGAAGCCAACCGCAAGCTCGTCGGGCAGATCACCTCCCTGCACCTGTGCCCGACGGCCACCAGCCGGGACAACCTGCTGCGGGAGGACGTCAATCCCGCCTCACTGCGCGTCACGGGCAACACCGTCATCGACGCCCTGCTGGAGGCGGTCACGAGGCCGACGCCCCCCGCCGACCCGGCGCTGCGCGAGGCCCTCGAGGACCCCTCCCGCCGGGTCGTGCTGGTGACCGCGCACCGTCGCGAGTCCTGGGGAAAGCCCATGGAGGGGATCGGGCGGGCGATCGCCCGCCTCGCCCGCGCCCATCCCGACGCGCTCATCGTCCTGCCCGCCCACCGCAACCCGATCGTCCGCCGGGCCCTCCTGCCCAGGATCGAGGGGCTGCCCAACGTGGTGGTCACCGACCCCCTGGAGTATGGGGCCTTCTGCTCGCTCATGAACCGGGCGCACATCGTCCTCACCGACTCCGGGGGCGTCCAGGAGGAGGCCCCCGCGCTGTCCAAGCCCGTGCTCGTCATGCGCGAGAGCACCGAGCGCCCCGAGGCCATCGACTACGGCGTCGCCAGGCTCGTCGGAGCCGACGAGGAGCGGATCGTCGAGGCCGTGACCACCCTGCTCACCGACGACGCCGCCTACGCGGCCATGGCCCAGGCCGCCAACCCCTACGGCGACGGCCGGGCCTGCGAGAGAGTCATGGCGGCGATCGCCGCCATGTTCGGCAGGGGGGAGCCCCTGCCGGACTTCGAGCCCTCCCGCGCCTGA
- a CDS encoding DUF2334 domain-containing protein, protein MRTTTHARRRRAALAALVALSASIGLVGPAHAADGAPTARGAALAPATGGPADDLGSAAPLEAPPAPAAAQAEVLPLANDNAAAVDLAAPAPVRAAPQVRDLRANPPAVPRRAVTYSHRGAGPASTLVLYDTTGDWSKLGEYYAMAMGNLASHSGLVTALPVADYQAGLAGRYTNVIYTGSTYDEPLPRAFIDDVLTGNVPVLWSGFNIWQLVKTDADRAAFTARFGWDAATSYIDATDRVTQVEYKGRTFGRNELNKGGITAPHITDQGAVTVLGKALCSSADGASTQCASIAQSGTTSFPWAVSSGGLTFIGEVPVTYMSEQDRYIAAAGIVLDSLQPGAKQIRQAAVRIEDVGPDTDPAELQAMVDYLYSQGVPFQMAVFPVYKDPSGAKNDGTPQSMTLKDTPELVAVLKDAVRKGGTIIQHGTTHQFGNLNNPYNGVSSDDFEFIRSWCSDENSPDAPVAPCQQNSWVQIGGELPGTSAKWAKKRVKEGRKYFKKLGLPTPKIFETPHYSASRSGYQGINKVYSTRYERELMYAGTLTGEPGGPHDYIGQFFPYSVNDPYGTHVLPENLGNYEPKDINNHPPRSAQQVIDSARLNLAVTHATASFFFHPYYPLSELKTIVEGIKSQGYTFVAAQDLR, encoded by the coding sequence ATGAGAACAACGACCCACGCGCGCCGGCGCCGAGCGGCCCTGGCGGCCCTCGTGGCGCTCAGCGCCTCGATCGGCCTCGTCGGCCCCGCCCATGCGGCCGACGGCGCCCCGACCGCACGCGGCGCTGCCCTCGCGCCCGCGACGGGCGGCCCCGCCGATGACCTCGGCTCGGCCGCCCCGCTCGAGGCGCCGCCCGCGCCCGCCGCGGCCCAGGCCGAGGTTCTTCCCCTGGCCAACGACAACGCGGCGGCGGTCGACCTGGCCGCGCCCGCGCCCGTCCGGGCAGCTCCCCAGGTCCGCGACCTGAGGGCCAACCCGCCAGCGGTGCCCAGACGCGCCGTGACCTACTCCCATCGGGGAGCCGGCCCCGCCTCCACGCTGGTCCTCTACGACACCACCGGGGACTGGAGCAAGTTGGGCGAGTACTACGCCATGGCCATGGGCAACCTGGCCAGCCACTCTGGGCTCGTCACCGCCCTGCCGGTGGCCGACTACCAGGCCGGCCTGGCCGGACGCTACACCAACGTCATCTACACGGGGTCGACCTATGACGAGCCCCTGCCCCGCGCCTTCATCGACGATGTACTGACCGGCAACGTCCCCGTCCTGTGGTCCGGGTTCAACATCTGGCAGCTCGTCAAGACCGACGCGGACCGGGCGGCCTTTACCGCCCGCTTCGGATGGGACGCCGCCACGTCCTACATCGACGCCACCGACCGCGTCACCCAGGTGGAGTACAAAGGCCGGACCTTCGGCCGCAACGAGTTGAACAAGGGTGGCATCACCGCCCCCCACATCACTGATCAGGGCGCCGTCACCGTGCTCGGCAAGGCCCTGTGCTCCTCGGCCGACGGCGCCTCCACCCAGTGCGCCAGCATCGCCCAGTCGGGCACGACGTCCTTCCCCTGGGCGGTGTCCTCCGGCGGCCTGACGTTCATCGGCGAGGTCCCCGTCACCTACATGAGCGAGCAGGACCGCTACATCGCGGCGGCCGGCATCGTACTGGACTCCCTCCAGCCCGGAGCTAAGCAGATCCGCCAGGCGGCAGTGCGCATCGAGGACGTCGGCCCTGACACCGATCCGGCCGAGCTCCAGGCGATGGTGGACTACCTGTACTCCCAGGGCGTCCCCTTCCAGATGGCGGTCTTCCCCGTGTACAAGGACCCCTCGGGGGCGAAGAACGACGGCACGCCGCAGTCGATGACCCTCAAGGACACCCCTGAGCTCGTCGCCGTCCTCAAGGACGCCGTCAGGAAGGGCGGCACCATCATCCAGCACGGAACCACCCACCAGTTCGGCAACCTGAACAACCCCTACAACGGCGTGTCCAGCGACGACTTCGAGTTCATCCGCTCGTGGTGCTCCGATGAGAACTCCCCGGACGCGCCGGTGGCGCCCTGCCAGCAGAACTCCTGGGTTCAGATCGGCGGGGAGCTTCCCGGCACGAGCGCCAAGTGGGCCAAGAAGCGCGTCAAGGAGGGCCGCAAGTACTTCAAGAAGCTCGGCTTGCCCACTCCCAAGATCTTCGAGACCCCTCACTACTCGGCCTCCCGCAGCGGCTACCAGGGCATCAACAAGGTCTACTCGACCCGCTACGAGCGCGAGCTCATGTACGCGGGCACCCTGACCGGCGAGCCGGGCGGGCCGCACGACTACATCGGCCAGTTCTTCCCCTACTCGGTCAACGACCCCTACGGCACGCACGTCCTGCCCGAGAACCTGGGCAACTACGAGCCCAAGGACATCAACAACCACCCGCCGCGCTCGGCCCAGCAGGTGATCGACTCCGCCCGCCTCAACCTGGCGGTCACGCACGCCACGGCGAGCTTCTTCTTCCACCCCTACTACCCGCTGAGCGAGCTCAAGACGATCGTCGAGGGCATCAAGTCCCAGGGCTACACCTTCGTGGCGGCCCAGGACCTTCGATGA
- a CDS encoding Tat pathway signal sequence, producing MTEPGGAPAGPGDGASRLPGPPGAPEATGRGMTRRRALLTAGGLALAGGAAGALMTRLGPDGASPTTTITLVLRDADGAPMTLAQVRAIQSAGRGEEGYDDALLDSTTLEVIAIGPLYEEDGAILVDVPEGRDCALCLSWPTSQGYSALIADLPPHGSAEVLALAARDLHQRQRVALAALADPSGAAGPTGRAASALEASRRAHAATQSAIDSGIGDEQGARLLELAATAQVALDTALIGAAPPGALIGATLTEAPSPQQRGAVIAATGSARRGAVRLVLDDASAPALAAWREAADALQRAGIHVMGQICDSEGLAALSDSDFDKRLDAVLAALPGLDSWEVGNELGGDWLGEDPVGRATRAARAVKKRTGALTVLTLYYQLGQAAAQGALFNVAASLAGGELMGLVDVVGISVYPQSHPLGTAADRVMSALADRFPGKRVAVTELGYGGGDLDEGPWWFGSREDADAARIALISQVTGAALGRPQAWGAPFWWYFLDDEEASASGADDADGSGGGASAGGPGGLGPVGSSLKRASERASAPGS from the coding sequence ATGACGGAGCCCGGCGGCGCCCCAGCGGGCCCGGGGGACGGCGCGAGCCGCCTCCCGGGCCCGCCCGGCGCTCCGGAGGCCACCGGGCGGGGGATGACGCGCCGTCGGGCCCTGCTCACCGCGGGGGGCCTGGCGCTCGCCGGTGGGGCCGCGGGCGCGCTGATGACCCGCCTGGGCCCGGACGGCGCGAGCCCCACCACCACCATCACCCTGGTGCTGCGCGACGCCGATGGCGCGCCGATGACCCTGGCCCAGGTGCGCGCCATCCAGTCCGCGGGCAGGGGCGAGGAGGGTTATGACGACGCCCTCCTGGACTCCACGACCCTCGAGGTCATAGCGATCGGGCCCCTCTACGAGGAGGACGGGGCGATCCTCGTCGACGTGCCCGAGGGCCGGGACTGCGCCCTGTGCTTGTCCTGGCCCACGTCCCAGGGCTACTCCGCGCTGATCGCCGACCTGCCTCCGCACGGCAGCGCCGAGGTCCTTGCCCTGGCTGCCAGGGACCTGCACCAGCGGCAGCGGGTGGCCCTCGCCGCCCTGGCCGACCCGAGCGGGGCGGCCGGCCCCACCGGGCGCGCGGCCAGCGCCCTCGAGGCCTCGCGCCGCGCCCACGCGGCGACCCAGTCCGCGATCGACTCAGGCATCGGCGACGAGCAGGGGGCGCGCCTCCTCGAGCTCGCCGCCACCGCCCAGGTCGCCCTCGACACCGCCCTCATCGGCGCGGCACCGCCGGGCGCGCTCATCGGCGCGACGCTCACCGAGGCGCCCAGCCCGCAGCAGCGGGGCGCCGTCATCGCCGCCACCGGCTCCGCGAGGCGGGGAGCCGTGCGGCTCGTCCTCGACGATGCGAGCGCCCCGGCCCTCGCCGCCTGGCGGGAGGCGGCCGACGCCCTCCAGCGCGCCGGGATCCACGTCATGGGGCAGATCTGCGACTCCGAGGGCCTCGCCGCCTTGAGCGACTCGGACTTTGACAAGAGGCTCGACGCCGTGCTGGCCGCCCTGCCGGGGCTGGACTCCTGGGAGGTCGGCAACGAGCTCGGGGGCGACTGGCTGGGGGAGGACCCGGTGGGGCGCGCGACGCGTGCGGCCCGGGCCGTGAAGAAGCGCACCGGCGCTCTGACCGTCCTGACCCTCTACTACCAGCTCGGGCAGGCGGCGGCCCAGGGGGCCCTGTTCAATGTGGCGGCCTCGCTCGCGGGGGGCGAGCTCATGGGGCTCGTCGACGTCGTCGGCATCTCCGTCTACCCGCAGTCCCACCCGCTGGGAACCGCGGCGGACCGGGTCATGAGCGCCCTCGCGGATCGCTTCCCCGGCAAGCGGGTGGCCGTCACCGAACTCGGCTACGGAGGGGGCGACCTGGACGAGGGGCCCTGGTGGTTCGGCTCCCGGGAAGACGCCGACGCCGCCCGGATCGCCCTCATCTCCCAGGTGACGGGCGCCGCCCTGGGCCGCCCCCAGGCCTGGGGGGCTCCCTTCTGGTGGTACTTCCTGGATGACGAGGAGGCCAGCGCGAGCGGCGCCGATGACGCCGACGGGAGCGGCGGCGGGGCCTCCGCCGGAGGACCCGGGGGTCTTGGACCGGTGGGGAGCTCGCTCAAGCGGGCCTCGGAGCGCGCCTCGGCCCCCGGATCCTGA
- the hisD gene encoding histidinol dehydrogenase, whose translation MLTRIDLRDTDLTPLQLAQRLPRAALDVASALATVEPIISDVRARGAAALRDAAERLDGVRPERLRVPQQAIQSAVEGLDPAVRGALELAIAHNRAGHAAQMPSERVTRITEGGIITQRWIPVRRVGLYVPGGLAVYPSSVVMNVVAAQVAGVESVVLASPPQAEHGGLPHPTILAACGLLGVTEVYAAGGAQAIAMLAYGAGPETQADEEASAGGVLCEPVDVISGPGNVYVAAAKRAVLGDVGIDAEAGPTEIAILADASANPEYVAADLLSQAEHDPNAGSVLITDSPALADAVDAALERRLAATRHRERAARALGGAQSGVVLVRDIEQGIAVADAYAAEHLEIHTEGAPDVARRIRNAGAVFVGPYSPVPLGDYLAGSNHVLPTGGTARFAAGLSVMAYLKPVQMIEYSAQALGAMSGPLAALAQAEDLPAHAEAVGARLRGRD comes from the coding sequence ATGCTGACCCGCATCGACCTGCGTGACACCGATCTCACCCCCCTCCAGCTCGCCCAGCGCCTGCCACGAGCGGCCCTGGACGTCGCCTCGGCCCTGGCGACCGTGGAGCCGATCATCAGTGATGTCAGGGCCCGCGGCGCCGCCGCCCTGCGCGACGCGGCGGAAAGGCTCGACGGCGTCCGCCCCGAGCGCCTGCGCGTCCCGCAGCAGGCGATCCAGAGCGCCGTCGAGGGGCTCGATCCAGCCGTCCGTGGGGCCCTGGAGCTCGCCATCGCCCACAACCGCGCGGGGCACGCCGCCCAGATGCCCTCCGAGCGGGTCACGCGCATCACCGAGGGCGGGATCATCACCCAGCGCTGGATCCCCGTCCGGCGGGTCGGCCTGTACGTCCCCGGGGGCCTGGCCGTCTACCCGAGCTCGGTGGTCATGAACGTCGTCGCGGCTCAGGTCGCCGGGGTTGAGAGCGTCGTCCTTGCCTCGCCGCCCCAGGCCGAGCACGGCGGCCTCCCCCATCCCACGATCCTGGCGGCCTGCGGCCTGCTCGGCGTGACCGAGGTCTACGCCGCGGGCGGTGCGCAGGCCATCGCCATGCTCGCGTACGGCGCCGGCCCCGAGACCCAGGCCGATGAGGAGGCGAGCGCGGGCGGTGTCCTGTGCGAGCCCGTCGACGTCATCTCCGGGCCCGGCAATGTGTATGTCGCCGCTGCCAAGCGGGCCGTGCTTGGGGACGTCGGCATCGACGCCGAGGCCGGGCCCACCGAGATCGCCATCCTCGCCGACGCCTCCGCTAACCCCGAGTACGTCGCGGCCGACCTCCTCTCCCAAGCTGAGCACGACCCGAACGCGGGATCAGTGCTTATCACCGACAGCCCCGCCCTGGCTGACGCCGTCGACGCCGCGCTGGAGCGCCGGCTCGCGGCGACGCGGCACCGGGAGCGCGCCGCCCGCGCCCTGGGTGGCGCGCAGTCGGGGGTGGTGCTCGTCCGGGACATCGAGCAGGGCATCGCCGTGGCCGACGCCTACGCCGCTGAGCACCTCGAGATCCACACCGAGGGGGCGCCCGACGTGGCGCGCCGCATCCGCAATGCCGGGGCGGTGTTCGTCGGCCCCTACAGCCCCGTCCCGCTCGGCGACTACCTCGCCGGCTCCAACCACGTCCTGCCCACCGGCGGCACGGCGAGGTTCGCGGCGGGGCTCAGCGTGATGGCCTACCTCAAGCCCGTTCAGATGATCGAGTACAGCGCCCAGGCCCTGGGAGCGATGTCCGGCCCGCTCGCGGCACTGGCCCAGGCGGAGGATCTTCCCGCCCATGCGGAGGCCGTCGGAGCGCGTCTTCGCGGCCGCGACTGA
- a CDS encoding DEAD/DEAH box helicase, with protein sequence MSAPASSTPSSAPLAALRERAEAALRALVGSPDARLRPDQWRAIEALVVGRRRALVVERTGWGKSAVYFVATTLLREGWGEWHEGGSLPPHGREGADGSGPTIIISPLLALMRDQVAAAERAGIRAVTMNSANSAQWGQVEDEIRAGRADVLLVSPERLNNPVFRDEVLPHLAASAGLVVIDEAHCISDWGHDFRPDYRRIRTLLAGLPPRTPVLATTATANERVTTDVAEQLAGRQMGVRAPEALVLRGSLQRDSLRLGVARLEDSATRLAWLTDYLQRTQGSGIVYCLTISAAGETAQALRAAGLEVATYTGQTEPAERERLEADLKANRVRALVATSALGMGFDKPDLGFVIHMGAPASPVAYYQQVGRAGRGVDRAEAILLPGAEDRAIWDWFGSQGFPPPERVHEVLDALQAADGPLGIGALETVTSLRRARLESMLKVLDVDGAVRRVRGGWLATGEPWAYDAERYARVEEARRSEQEAMLAYERLRAPECRMAFLRAALDDPEMPEGWRCGACDLCGGLTLPQGPDPQRVGAARESLERVGVEVPARRQWPVGMERLGLGALRGRIPPERRAGTGIAVGRLDGLGISSALRGLFDSGEDGLVPPGLRAPVLEATDRLAALARAEGGADGASAGGASAPEGRGGAEGTEGIIDAVVIIDSHRRPRLIRHLGGAVAHRLGAERLGVIATGGQPGRHDVNSATRLATVARSLSLDGWGPDALRRLDGARIALVDDSTDSGWTLTVAADLLRGSGAAAVHPLVLAQGS encoded by the coding sequence ATGAGCGCCCCAGCATCGTCCACGCCATCGTCGGCACCCCTGGCCGCGCTGCGCGAGCGCGCGGAGGCCGCGCTGCGCGCGCTCGTCGGCAGCCCGGACGCGCGGCTGCGCCCCGATCAGTGGCGGGCGATCGAGGCGCTGGTGGTAGGCCGCCGCCGAGCCCTCGTGGTGGAGAGGACGGGATGGGGTAAGTCCGCCGTCTACTTCGTGGCCACCACGCTGCTGCGCGAGGGCTGGGGCGAGTGGCACGAGGGAGGCTCCCTCCCACCCCACGGGCGGGAGGGAGCGGACGGCTCCGGGCCCACGATCATCATCTCCCCACTATTGGCCCTCATGCGCGACCAGGTCGCCGCCGCCGAGCGCGCCGGCATCCGCGCCGTCACCATGAACTCGGCCAACAGCGCCCAGTGGGGCCAGGTCGAGGATGAGATCCGCGCCGGGCGCGCCGACGTCCTCCTGGTCTCGCCCGAGCGCCTCAACAACCCCGTGTTCCGGGATGAGGTCCTTCCGCATCTGGCAGCCAGCGCGGGCCTCGTCGTCATCGATGAGGCGCACTGCATCTCGGACTGGGGGCATGATTTCCGGCCGGACTACCGGCGCATCCGCACCCTGCTCGCCGGCCTGCCTCCCCGCACCCCCGTCCTGGCGACGACGGCCACGGCCAACGAGCGCGTGACCACGGATGTGGCCGAGCAGTTGGCCGGGCGGCAGATGGGCGTCCGGGCCCCGGAGGCGCTCGTGCTGCGCGGGAGCCTGCAGCGGGACTCCCTGCGCTTGGGCGTGGCGCGCCTGGAGGACTCGGCCACGCGCTTGGCGTGGCTCACCGACTACCTCCAGCGCACCCAGGGCTCCGGGATCGTCTACTGCCTCACCATCTCCGCGGCGGGTGAGACCGCCCAGGCCCTGCGTGCCGCCGGCCTGGAGGTGGCCACCTACACCGGCCAGACCGAGCCCGCGGAGCGCGAGCGCCTCGAAGCCGATCTCAAGGCCAACCGCGTGCGGGCGCTCGTGGCCACCAGCGCCCTGGGCATGGGATTCGACAAGCCCGACCTCGGATTCGTCATCCACATGGGCGCGCCCGCCTCGCCCGTGGCCTACTACCAGCAGGTGGGCCGCGCGGGGCGCGGCGTCGACAGGGCGGAGGCGATCCTGCTTCCCGGCGCGGAGGATCGGGCGATCTGGGACTGGTTCGGCTCCCAGGGCTTCCCGCCGCCCGAGCGGGTCCACGAGGTGCTCGACGCCCTTCAGGCGGCCGATGGCCCCCTGGGGATCGGCGCGCTGGAGACGGTGACGAGCCTGCGGCGCGCCCGCCTGGAGTCGATGCTCAAAGTGCTCGACGTCGACGGCGCCGTGCGCAGGGTCAGGGGCGGTTGGCTGGCCACGGGCGAGCCCTGGGCGTACGACGCCGAGCGCTACGCCCGGGTGGAGGAGGCCAGGCGGTCCGAGCAGGAGGCGATGCTCGCCTATGAGCGCCTTCGCGCCCCCGAGTGCCGAATGGCCTTCCTGCGAGCCGCGCTCGATGACCCGGAGATGCCCGAGGGCTGGCGCTGCGGCGCCTGCGACCTGTGCGGGGGCCTCACCCTCCCCCAGGGGCCGGATCCGCAGCGGGTGGGGGCGGCGCGGGAGTCGTTGGAGCGCGTCGGGGTCGAGGTCCCCGCCCGGCGCCAGTGGCCCGTGGGCATGGAGAGGCTGGGGCTGGGCGCCCTGCGGGGCAGGATCCCGCCTGAGCGGCGGGCGGGCACGGGCATCGCCGTCGGCAGGCTTGACGGCCTGGGCATCTCGTCGGCGCTGCGCGGGCTCTTCGACTCCGGGGAGGACGGGCTCGTCCCTCCCGGGCTGCGGGCCCCCGTGCTGGAGGCAACGGACCGCCTGGCCGCTCTGGCCCGCGCCGAGGGCGGGGCCGACGGCGCCTCCGCGGGCGGCGCGAGCGCACCTGAGGGGCGGGGCGGCGCGGAGGGCACCGAGGGGATCATCGACGCCGTCGTCATCATCGACTCCCACCGCCGCCCACGGCTGATCCGCCACCTGGGAGGGGCGGTCGCCCACCGCCTGGGCGCCGAGCGCCTGGGCGTCATCGCCACTGGCGGGCAGCCGGGGCGCCATGACGTCAACTCCGCGACCCGCCTGGCGACGGTGGCCCGGAGCCTGAGCCTCGACGGCTGGGGGCCCGACGCCCTGAGGCGCCTCGACGGCGCCAGGATCGCCCTTGTCGACGACTCAACGGACTCCGGATGGACCCTCACGGTCGCGGCGGATCTCCTGCGGGGCTCGGGCGCCGCGGCGGTCCACCCCCTCGTGCTCGCCCAGGGGTCCTAG
- a CDS encoding glycosyltransferase family 2 protein → MIGGGAGDPVEMIGHWGAVIMIGMGLVYVLVLLLISRRPPRIERPRHGGSSRAKDILVVILMPCLNEAGVIGASVGRLLDIPDDRLRVLVIDDGSDDGTADVVRAIPDPRVSVMRRVPPRARLGKGEALNDALDHVRATWGGDPGTDVVVGVVDADGRLESQAIDEARRAFRNRRIGAVQFGVRINNRFSSLLARMQDMEFVIFTEVFQRGRRHLHSVGMGGNAQFARLDALSALGDKPWTKSLTEDFDLGVRLNGTRWVNDFRPTAAVHQQGVTSLRRLLRQRTRWFQGNIQSLNLLGRAAREQRGLARADTTWQILTPYVLLAASLLMASFAITVLIVVSKAVLGHSQTWWWLLSAYLLAFGPGVVFGLLYWRIERSEGLGPLKALAYAHVFVLYGLLPALFGWRALLREITGRTGWAKTAREAEDPVGAAAPAGPTAPAPGAARPEAAPDPQGIRIRPALSRVDRPSPSAPAIPPMPQRPPRPPRPPVPREHEVAA, encoded by the coding sequence ATGATCGGCGGGGGCGCCGGCGACCCGGTCGAGATGATCGGCCACTGGGGTGCGGTGATCATGATCGGGATGGGGCTTGTCTACGTGCTCGTCCTCCTCCTCATCTCCAGGCGGCCTCCGCGGATCGAGCGGCCCCGGCACGGCGGCAGCTCCCGGGCGAAGGACATCCTCGTCGTCATCCTCATGCCGTGCCTCAACGAGGCCGGGGTCATCGGCGCGAGCGTGGGCCGTCTCCTCGACATCCCCGACGACAGGCTGCGCGTCCTCGTCATCGACGACGGATCCGACGACGGGACCGCCGACGTCGTGAGGGCGATCCCGGATCCCCGCGTGAGCGTCATGCGCAGGGTCCCCCCGCGCGCCCGCCTCGGTAAGGGCGAGGCCCTCAACGACGCCTTGGACCACGTGCGCGCCACATGGGGCGGGGACCCGGGCACCGATGTGGTGGTCGGGGTGGTCGATGCCGATGGCCGCCTCGAGTCGCAGGCCATTGACGAGGCCCGGCGGGCCTTCCGCAATCGGCGCATCGGCGCCGTGCAGTTCGGCGTGCGGATCAACAACCGCTTCTCCTCTTTGCTCGCCCGCATGCAGGACATGGAGTTCGTCATCTTCACCGAGGTCTTCCAGAGGGGGAGGCGCCATCTCCACAGCGTCGGCATGGGCGGCAACGCGCAGTTCGCCCGCCTCGACGCCCTCAGCGCGCTGGGCGACAAGCCTTGGACCAAGTCGCTCACCGAGGACTTCGACCTCGGCGTCCGTCTCAACGGCACCCGGTGGGTCAATGACTTCAGGCCCACCGCGGCGGTCCACCAGCAGGGCGTCACCAGCCTCAGGAGGCTCCTGCGCCAGCGCACGCGCTGGTTCCAGGGCAACATCCAGTCCCTTAACCTGCTCGGCCGCGCGGCGCGCGAGCAGCGCGGCCTGGCCAGGGCGGATACCACCTGGCAGATCCTCACCCCCTACGTCCTCCTGGCGGCCTCGCTGCTCATGGCCTCATTCGCGATCACCGTGCTCATCGTGGTGTCCAAGGCGGTTCTCGGCCACAGCCAGACCTGGTGGTGGCTGCTCAGCGCCTACCTCCTCGCCTTCGGCCCCGGCGTCGTCTTCGGCTTGCTGTACTGGAGGATCGAGCGCTCCGAGGGGCTCGGCCCGCTCAAGGCCCTCGCCTACGCCCACGTCTTCGTCCTCTACGGGCTCCTCCCCGCCCTCTTCGGGTGGCGGGCCCTGCTTCGCGAGATCACCGGGCGCACCGGGTGGGCCAAGACCGCCCGGGAGGCCGAGGACCCGGTGGGGGCGGCCGCGCCGGCGGGGCCGACCGCCCCCGCGCCGGGGGCGGCGCGCCCAGAGGCCGCCCCGGACCCGCAGGGCATCCGCATCCGGCCCGCGCTCTCGCGCGTCGATCGGCCCTCGCCGTCGGCCCCCGCCATCCCGCCCATGCCCCAGCGGCCACCGCGCCCGCCGCGCCCGCCGGTCCCCCGAGAGCATGAGGTGGCCGCATGA